GCGCAGCGGGGGACGGGGGCCGGGGGGAGGGGGCTCCCGGAGCATGCGAGGCAGTTAATCGAACCCCGATCGAAGTTTCCCCTCTCCCGGCGCAGTTTGCCGGGGGAGGGGCCACCCGCGGCATGCGCCCCATCCAGTCGAGACGCGCCCATCCAATCCATCGCTGCTCCCGCGGGGTGAGAAGTCGCTTCTGCCAGATTCTTTGTCCGCGCGATCGTTGACCCCGGCATCACCTGGGCCCCGCCGCCCGCGACGCACGATCCTTGCTTCCCGGCGCGGCGGCGCCGGAGGGCGCGGAAACGCGGATTTCAACTGGCCGATGGGGGGACGAGGATGACGAGGAACGGATACGTGCTGGCCGCGGCGGCGGTGGTGCTGGGGGCGTGCGGGCCGGCGGCCCAGGAGGCGGGGCCCGCCGCGGTTCCGCGCACCTTCACGGCGCCGCTGTACGATACGCGCGGCACGCAGGTGGGCACGGTGGCACTGACGGAGCGGGGCGATTCCACACACGTGATGGTGCACGCCACGGGCGTGGCGGCGGGGACGCACGGGACGCACCTCCACGCTGTCGGCCGGTGCGACGAGCCGGACTTCACCACGGCGGGGCCGCACCTGAACCCCACCAGCAACCAGCACGGCGCGCGCAACCCGCGCGGGCCTCACCTGGGCGACCTTCCGAACCTGACGGTGGGCTCCAACCGCGAGGGTCACCTGGAGGCGGTGGTAGCCGCGGCCTGGCGGCCCGGGACGCTCCCCCTGTTCGACGCGGACGGCACCGCACTGGTGGTGCACGCCGCCGCGGACGACCAGCGGACCGACCCCAGCGGCAACTCGGGCGCGCGCATCGCCTGCGCCGTGGTGGCGGCCCCGGCCGCGCAGGCCAGCGCAGGCGTCGTGGCGGGCGCGCACGGGGAGGCGCGGTGAGAACGCCCCTCGCCCTGTCCACCCTCGCGCTCCTGGCAGGCTGCGCCGGGATGGGCGGGGGCGGGATGGCGGCGGACGTGCACACCATTACGGTCCGCGGCGCCGACGGCGCGACGGTGGGCACGGCGCTGCTGCGCCCGGGGACGGACGGCGTGCAGGTCACGCTGAGCGTCAACGGGCTGCCGCCGGGAACGCACGGCGTGCACCTTCACCAGGCGGGGCGGTGCGACGGGCCCGACTTCACCAGCGCGGGCGGGCACCTGAACCCGGCGGGCAAGCAGCACGGCCTGCAGAACCCGCAGGGGCCGCACGCGGGCGACCTGCCCAACCTGGTGGTAGACGCCAACCGGCGCGGCTCGCTTACCGGCACCGCGCGAGGAGCCACGCTGGAGGGTGGCGCGGCCAACTCGCTGCGCAAGCCGGGCGGCACCGCGCTGGTGGTCCACGCCACCGCCGACGACCAGGTCACCGACCCCAGCGGCAACTCGGGCGCGCGCATCGCCTGCGGCGTGATCACGGCCGACGACTGAAAAGAACGTTTCACGCAGAGGCCGCAGAGGGAACAGAGCGGACGCAGAGAACAATCGAAGTTCTCTGCGTCCTCTCCGTCTTCTCCTGCGTCCTCTGCGTGAAACCGGGGTAGAAGCCGGCGCCGGCACAAAAGCAGAAGGCGGCGACCCAACCCGGGATCGCCGCCTTCTTCTTTCATTGAACACAACTCAGCGCAACAATGCTCGGAACCCGGCCTGCTCAAAGTGGTGGTCGGCCGTGAGAGCCTCCGTCACCCCGGACCGCTGCATCACGACGAACGAAACACAGTCGGTGAGGCCCCACTCCTTATCCGGTCGGCTGGCGTAAAGGTCGAGCGCGGAGTGGTAGAGCTCATCCGCGAACGGCACGACCTGGATACGCGGATCGCCTTCGATCGCCTGGAGAAGGCTCAGTGCCGCAGGCCGATGCCGGACCCGCGAGAGGGCGTTCCCGATCTCCACCAGGACGGCCCGGGTCGTCACCAGCCGAACGTCTTCACTGCGGATTCGCTCGTTGAGCTCGAGCGCCCGTACATGGGCGTCATCGGACCGGGACGCGAGCGCAAGCGCGAACGACGTATCCAGGAACCACTCAGCCCCGGTCGAGATCCTTTCCACGGTACAGGTACTCGTCGAGGTTCGTGGACCAATCAGCCGGTCCGTTCAGGTCCAGCGACTTCGCGACGTCCAGGAACGAGGCAGGCGCGACTGGAGCAGTCTCCGTTTCCTCGAT
This region of Longimicrobium sp. genomic DNA includes:
- a CDS encoding superoxide dismutase family protein, which gives rise to MTRNGYVLAAAAVVLGACGPAAQEAGPAAVPRTFTAPLYDTRGTQVGTVALTERGDSTHVMVHATGVAAGTHGTHLHAVGRCDEPDFTTAGPHLNPTSNQHGARNPRGPHLGDLPNLTVGSNREGHLEAVVAAAWRPGTLPLFDADGTALVVHAAADDQRTDPSGNSGARIACAVVAAPAAQASAGVVAGAHGEAR
- a CDS encoding superoxide dismutase family protein, which gives rise to MRTPLALSTLALLAGCAGMGGGGMAADVHTITVRGADGATVGTALLRPGTDGVQVTLSVNGLPPGTHGVHLHQAGRCDGPDFTSAGGHLNPAGKQHGLQNPQGPHAGDLPNLVVDANRRGSLTGTARGATLEGGAANSLRKPGGTALVVHATADDQVTDPSGNSGARIACGVITADD
- a CDS encoding type II toxin-antitoxin system VapC family toxin; the protein is MERISTGAEWFLDTSFALALASRSDDAHVRALELNERIRSEDVRLVTTRAVLVEIGNALSRVRHRPAALSLLQAIEGDPRIQVVPFADELYHSALDLYASRPDKEWGLTDCVSFVVMQRSGVTEALTADHHFEQAGFRALLR
- a CDS encoding antitoxin family protein, which codes for MSQMLYATFDGEVLRPEGPVPLAPNTRVRVVIEETETAPVAPASFLDVAKSLDLNGPADWSTNLDEYLYRGKDLDRG